A segment of the Echinicola strongylocentroti genome:
AGGCTAATGCATATTCCGGGATTACTTACTCTTGTTTTGATGTGAAAGGTAAGTTTTACTCTCGTTTTTGGCATGAGGCACAACGGTTTGGCCATGCGCAGTATCGGATTTAACACACTGCTTTTTCAGCATGACCAGCTGCCAATCTTTTCAGAAGTTTCTTTATGTTATTCTGTAAATGTGGTTTTTGTCAGTTCGAGACTACCATCCCACAGGCTTTTTTGAAAAACTTTGTTATAAGAATCAACTGAAGTTTTAACCACTTTCCCATCCGAGAAATAAATTCCCTTCAAGTCTTTGTACTTTTCAGAATAAGCAAGGTTTGCTAAATTTCTTCCTGCTTGGGCTGGTGAATGTATGTTGCTTTTTAATAGGGTCAAAACAGGGAAGACGTTTTTCCATAAAAATCGCATAATAGGTGAATAAGTTTTGGCAAGCCCTGTTCCTGGTGTCATTCCTGGGTCATAGGCATTTATCCTCATGTTTGTGTTTTTTACTCGTTCTTGTAATTGATAAGTGGTTATTATATTACACAATTTTGATGTAGAATACCTTCTTTGCCCAACTATATTAGGTTTTTCGGCAGTTTCCTTTGGGAAAGCGAGGTCTTGAACACTGGTATAAATAGGTGGTTCTATTGGTGTTTTAAGTGCTGGGTCATGTGTTTCGCTAGATGTGAATATTATGTGTCCGTCATTTTTTATTAGGGGTAGCAATTGCATAGTCAAGGCAAAAGACCCGAGATGATTTACACCAAATGTCTCTTCAAATCCATCTGCCGTATAGTGTGTTTCGCCAATATTCTGTACTCCTGCATTATTTATCAAGATAGAAATAGAGTTGTTTTTTTCTTTGGCAAATGATTCAGAGAACTTTCTTATAGATTCTAAAGAAGCCAAATCTAATTCCAGACATTTTAGGTTTTTATGACCTGTTTTGGTTTTTATTTTTTCTATTATTTCTTTTCCTGCTTTAATATTTCTGGCAGGAATGATAATTTGTTCGTTTTTGGCAATTTGAGCCATTTGTAAAGTACACTCAAAACCAATTCCACTGGTTGCTCCTGTAATAATTATTGAATCCATTTTTTCGCTTTTTGTTAAAATGATGAAATAAAGCTCAGCACTTCAAAAGCAAAAACTTTTGCCATTTGGCAAATAATAAATTCAGATACTTTTTCGAATTCTGCTTAATGATGATTGCGTGATTCCTAAATAAGACGCGAGATAGGAAAGCGGAATTCTGTTGGCTAAATTCGGAAACTTTTCTAAAAAACTAAGATACCTAGTCTTGGCATCCTCGGCTAACATAGGACTTAGTTTATTTACCTTTTCAACCAATGCTTTTTCTGTTATTTTATTGATAATGCCGTCCCACTGAATGACGGTGGCTGACAAATCGTTAAGTGATTCTGTAGAAAATACGAGTAGCATACAATCTGTAACAGCCTGGACATATTCGGAAGAGGGGATTTTTTGATTGAAGCTGTTTATATCCACTGCAAAATTGTTTTCATCAACAAAGTATTTGGTGATTTCATCCCCTTCGCTGTTATAGTAACATACCCGTAAAATACCTTCTTCAATAAAAGCTACTTGTTTTGGTGTTTTTCCTGCTTCGGAAAAGTAATCGCCTTTTTTTAACTCCAATACCCGTGCTTTTCTCTTGATCAATTCAATTTGCTGTTGATTTAGCTGCCCGAACTCCAATAGATAGTTTATTAGTTTGTCCATAGTCACAAAGGTTGTCGTTGCATTTTATTAGGAATTTGTCAAATGGCAAAAAAGGTTGATTTTGGTTGGATATTCCGGAGCAAGTTGACCCCTTGGATCCAGGCAATAATTCAAGTACCGAAGTGGCTTTAGGTGCCGGAACCGCCTGCCATTCCGGCGGATGCTGACCCCCTGAAGAATAATATTGAGCTGATTCCGGAGCAAGCTGACCCCTTTGGATCCTGGATTCCGGAGCAAGTTGCCCCCTCTATGGAGTTGTTTTGGTTTTTTAGCGGACATTTTAAAAAACCGCTAAGTATAGTCCGATGGCAGGAAAACCAAAACCGATGAGTCAGATCAAACAGATGATTATTTTACGGCAGCAGGGCAACGGTATCAAAACCATTGCCCGTATGCTGGACATGAGCAAGAACACGGTAAAAAGCTATCTTTTCAAGCTTGACAAGCTGCTGGAAAACAACAGGAAGACAGGGCTTACAACCAAAAAGCTGCTGTCCATGGAAGACCCCGAAGTTGAGAAGCTGTTCCTTTCAGGGGATCCGTCCTATAAAGACCCCCGTTACGAGCACTTTATAGCCAACCTCCCTTATTATCAAAAAGAACTCAAGCGTAAAGGGGTGACCAAAACCCTTCTATGGGAGGAATACAGGGAATCTTACCCCGAAGGGTATGGCCGGAGCCAGTTTTGTTATCACCTTGGCCAGCAGGAGGTGGCCAGGGCAAAGCCTTCCATGGTGCTTGACCATAAACCGGCAGAGAAGCTGTATATAGAC
Coding sequences within it:
- a CDS encoding SDR family NAD(P)-dependent oxidoreductase → MDSIIITGATSGIGFECTLQMAQIAKNEQIIIPARNIKAGKEIIEKIKTKTGHKNLKCLELDLASLESIRKFSESFAKEKNNSISILINNAGVQNIGETHYTADGFEETFGVNHLGSFALTMQLLPLIKNDGHIIFTSSETHDPALKTPIEPPIYTSVQDLAFPKETAEKPNIVGQRRYSTSKLCNIITTYQLQERVKNTNMRINAYDPGMTPGTGLAKTYSPIMRFLWKNVFPVLTLLKSNIHSPAQAGRNLANLAYSEKYKDLKGIYFSDGKVVKTSVDSYNKVFQKSLWDGSLELTKTTFTE
- a CDS encoding Crp/Fnr family transcriptional regulator, which codes for MDKLINYLLEFGQLNQQQIELIKRKARVLELKKGDYFSEAGKTPKQVAFIEEGILRVCYYNSEGDEITKYFVDENNFAVDINSFNQKIPSSEYVQAVTDCMLLVFSTESLNDLSATVIQWDGIINKITEKALVEKVNKLSPMLAEDAKTRYLSFLEKFPNLANRIPLSYLASYLGITQSSLSRIRKSI